The proteins below are encoded in one region of Segatella copri:
- a CDS encoding GH32 C-terminal domain-containing protein, whose translation MRTDGYSVSLRTQVSSPCHSVSAWFALESLPTDTATFIGIKDKNGNAVSVSVDSYGKLMFEISGKEVNTSVYAGCKVETFKWLHLLLDIETSTLYYNGKDVASFKGVVSDLVGPFQMFFCQGFKSRPLGMYDQSFINGVIDNVRLNVVSAEKVFLKDEVAKYVREIPDLSIPASRFMTDYNRPKYHLMPAANWTNESHGLIYFNGMYHVFDQKNASNINLKQINWGHFESKDLVSWTERKPVLSPDKSYDSLGIWSGCAFINDEGIPQIIYTGGSRRNSINAAFPQDSCLNVWQKFAHNPIVADCPSEFSRSDMRDPFVWKMDGHWYMVVGFGVTRDQEEHGTLLLYRSDDLRSWTYRGLFFGGNPQVDHTGIFWEMPIVIKMGDKYVLSVNRVPHRGIPAQTQYWVGDIQNERFVPDQQVPENLEVINRLLSPSVWQIADSQYVAMAIIPDEIREVPTYQQGWAHLFSLPRVWTLRNGKICQMPLPALKQLRDKESRIAKESLVRSKLIYDGKRQVEIDAVFYPQDASQFGFQLQTNGGKEKSFIYYDVKKQRLVADHTKSSLQMGIPLEIRTGNLHLPMNSPVRFHLFIDGSVIEGFVNDEYAFTSRFFPKNAENVQVQLYSKKGKTEAEVKVWTLNGAKMKTNF comes from the coding sequence TTGAGAACCGATGGATATTCCGTAAGTCTTCGTACGCAGGTTTCATCTCCGTGCCACTCTGTGTCTGCATGGTTTGCCCTAGAGTCTTTGCCTACGGATACGGCTACCTTTATAGGTATCAAGGACAAGAATGGCAATGCTGTTTCCGTGAGCGTTGACTCTTATGGAAAGTTGATGTTTGAGATTTCTGGCAAGGAGGTGAATACTTCTGTCTATGCTGGTTGTAAAGTTGAAACTTTTAAGTGGTTGCATCTTTTGTTGGATATCGAAACCTCCACCTTATATTATAATGGTAAAGACGTGGCTTCATTCAAAGGTGTTGTTTCTGATTTGGTAGGTCCGTTTCAGATGTTTTTTTGTCAGGGATTCAAGTCTAGGCCTTTGGGAATGTACGATCAGTCATTTATCAATGGCGTGATAGACAATGTACGATTGAATGTTGTGTCTGCTGAAAAGGTATTTTTAAAGGATGAAGTGGCTAAGTATGTTAGGGAAATTCCTGATTTGTCGATTCCTGCCTCTAGGTTTATGACAGACTATAATCGTCCGAAATATCATTTGATGCCTGCTGCCAACTGGACTAATGAGTCGCATGGTTTGATATATTTTAATGGCATGTATCATGTTTTTGATCAGAAGAATGCTTCCAATATTAATCTCAAACAGATAAACTGGGGCCATTTCGAGAGCAAGGATTTAGTCAGTTGGACTGAGCGTAAGCCTGTTCTTTCTCCTGATAAAAGCTATGATAGTTTAGGTATCTGGTCGGGCTGTGCGTTCATTAATGATGAAGGAATCCCTCAGATTATTTATACTGGCGGAAGCAGGCGTAATTCCATCAATGCCGCTTTTCCTCAGGATTCATGTTTGAATGTATGGCAGAAGTTTGCTCACAATCCAATCGTTGCAGATTGTCCGAGCGAATTTTCCCGTTCTGATATGAGAGATCCCTTTGTTTGGAAAATGGATGGTCACTGGTATATGGTTGTAGGCTTTGGTGTGACTAGAGATCAGGAGGAGCATGGAACCTTGCTTCTGTACCGTTCTGATGATTTACGCTCATGGACTTACAGAGGGCTGTTTTTTGGGGGAAATCCTCAAGTAGATCATACGGGTATCTTTTGGGAGATGCCTATCGTCATCAAGATGGGCGATAAATATGTCCTGTCCGTCAATCGTGTGCCTCATCGCGGAATCCCAGCCCAGACTCAATATTGGGTGGGCGACATTCAGAATGAGAGATTTGTACCGGATCAGCAGGTGCCAGAAAATCTGGAGGTAATCAACAGATTACTATCTCCGTCAGTATGGCAGATTGCGGATAGTCAATATGTGGCTATGGCTATTATTCCTGACGAGATAAGAGAAGTGCCTACTTATCAGCAAGGTTGGGCACATCTTTTCAGTTTACCTAGAGTGTGGACGTTGAGAAATGGCAAGATATGCCAGATGCCGCTTCCTGCTTTGAAACAACTTCGTGACAAGGAATCACGTATAGCTAAAGAGAGCCTTGTTCGGTCGAAACTTATCTACGATGGTAAGCGTCAGGTAGAGATTGATGCCGTATTCTATCCTCAGGATGCCAGTCAGTTTGGTTTCCAGCTGCAGACAAATGGCGGTAAGGAGAAGTCTTTCATCTATTATGATGTGAAAAAGCAACGTTTAGTAGCTGATCATACGAAATCATCTTTGCAGATGGGTATTCCTCTTGAAATCCGTACAGGCAATTTGCACTTGCCGATGAATTCTCCAGTCCGTTTCCATCTTTTTATAGATGGTTCGGTTATCGAGGGATTTGTTAATGACGAATATGCTTTCACCTCTCGCTTCTTCCCTAAAAATGCAGAGAATGTACAGGTTCAGCTATATTCCAAGAAAGGAAAGACAGAAGCCGAAGTAAAGGTATGGACTCTGAATGGTGCCAAAATGAAAACTAACTTTTAA
- a CDS encoding GH32 C-terminal domain-containing protein, which yields MKAKNVLMTVLFSIGCLGVYAQASSLYHEKYRPQYHFSPSKGWVGDPSGLMYYQGKYHLYWWGKAESKDLVHFEEKSADNVMQNVDSNTSCFTGSALIDKNNTAGFGKGSYIAALTVFSKDSKKQAQGIAYSHDGDKFYLYDQNPVLDIWSTEFRDPTVFWCEKTHKWVMVVAKALEKKVKFYESDDLKHWTWLSDFGPSGNSEKSWECPDLFQLPVEGDSNVKKWVLVVSINWAQEQYFVGDFDGKSFRLEANHPVEPLYVDKGMDYYASRTFRDYDGSLHDVVSLGWVATWDYAQQQPSQYGKGMWSVPRKLALKKVGSRYFLTQQPIEALRQLRGKQVSANYKLPLGSARLKCASPKSNVYEMDVTFSALQSNVFGLNLCSGHGRKVTISYDTDSHNLVIDRTHCADVDIPKFDRMAHAQVLPQNGKLRMHIFVDKSSVEIFCNDGQDVFTLQTFPSEDQIGIETFSQKSVTNMELKWWPLQAIWK from the coding sequence ATGAAAGCAAAGAACGTATTGATGACCGTGCTTTTCAGCATAGGTTGTTTAGGTGTGTATGCTCAGGCATCTTCTCTTTACCATGAGAAGTATAGACCTCAGTATCATTTCTCCCCAAGCAAGGGATGGGTAGGTGATCCAAGCGGATTGATGTATTATCAAGGCAAGTACCACTTGTATTGGTGGGGTAAGGCGGAATCCAAGGACTTGGTTCATTTCGAGGAAAAGTCAGCAGATAACGTGATGCAGAATGTGGATTCTAACACTTCCTGCTTTACGGGTTCAGCTTTGATCGACAAGAACAATACGGCTGGATTCGGCAAGGGTTCCTATATAGCAGCCCTTACCGTATTCTCTAAGGATAGCAAGAAGCAGGCTCAGGGCATAGCCTACAGCCATGATGGCGATAAGTTTTATCTTTACGACCAGAATCCTGTGTTGGATATATGGAGCACAGAGTTTAGAGACCCTACTGTCTTTTGGTGCGAGAAGACCCATAAGTGGGTGATGGTTGTGGCTAAGGCCTTGGAGAAGAAGGTGAAGTTTTATGAGTCTGATGACTTGAAGCATTGGACGTGGTTAAGCGACTTTGGTCCATCAGGAAATTCAGAGAAGAGCTGGGAATGTCCCGATTTGTTCCAATTACCGGTTGAGGGTGATTCTAATGTGAAGAAATGGGTTCTTGTGGTTTCCATCAATTGGGCACAGGAGCAATATTTTGTTGGCGATTTTGATGGCAAGTCATTCAGACTGGAGGCAAATCATCCTGTAGAGCCTCTCTATGTTGATAAGGGCATGGATTATTATGCATCACGTACCTTCCGCGATTATGATGGTAGCCTGCACGATGTTGTGTCTTTAGGTTGGGTAGCCACATGGGACTATGCTCAGCAGCAGCCTTCACAATACGGAAAAGGCATGTGGTCGGTGCCTCGGAAGCTGGCATTGAAAAAGGTGGGTTCCCGTTATTTTCTGACTCAGCAACCTATTGAGGCTTTGCGTCAGCTTAGGGGCAAGCAGGTATCAGCCAACTATAAATTGCCTTTGGGAAGTGCAAGATTGAAGTGTGCATCTCCAAAGAGTAATGTCTATGAGATGGATGTAACCTTCTCAGCTCTGCAATCAAATGTCTTTGGCTTGAACCTATGTTCTGGACACGGCAGGAAGGTGACAATCAGTTATGATACTGATTCTCATAATCTGGTAATCGACCGTACGCATTGTGCTGATGTGGATATTCCTAAGTTTGACCGTATGGCTCATGCTCAGGTGTTGCCGCAAAATGGGAAGCTGCGAATGCATATCTTCGTAGACAAATCGAGCGTGGAAATATTCTGTAATGACGGTCAGGATGTGTTTACGCTGCAAACTTTCCCTTCTGAAGATCAGATAGGTATCGAAACATTCTCCCAAAAGAGTGTAACGAATATGGAATTGAAATGGTGGCCTCTCCAAGCTATTTGGAAATAG
- a CDS encoding TonB-dependent receptor has protein sequence MNNLSRLLMSSALCTVCTVASAQQVNVNGIVKDATGETVIGASVMVKGTKTGTVTDLDGNFHVECAPGSTLVISYIGYKTQEVKASDNMEVTLQEDANDLQEVVVTGYTTQRKADLTGAVSVMNMKEPVSASDPNMLNSMQGKLAGVQIVTDAAPGGGGSSIVVRGMSSINGGSPLLIVDGIATSENMNSINPADIESIQVLKDASSASIYGSRAANGVIIITTKQGKGEKLTVNVNYAASLQTVGKTYDMLNSTEWGQAYWAAAKNSNIAPSHPYYGSGDTPQPIAGLANTDWQDQVYRSAWTHNLSASVSNSSKKGSVMFSANYINQNGLIDYTFYRRYSARLNSNYNISDYVKVGENLMVAKFQDHGASTGDERGIPFLAMRQHPGLTVRNADGSFTNPMTELKSDYANPVQQLYNGRDDSNDSWRIFGNAYLELTPIKGLSLKTNVGIDHSQYFNKVLTRKTLAADVNALSRAYGQGDTYTWTNTGNYVFDICKDHHFNVLVGSEAIKYTFEDISAWRNHYAFEDDDYMQIGTGEGTQTNGGGKSQWALFSLFGKLDYNYADRYLFSATLRRDATSRLYNKKNSGVFPAFSGAWRVSQEKFYPKNNIVNDAKVRVAWGQNGNSQVVSNYAAYSTYIFDNGNGAYDLEGTNNSYVSGIKLSATGNKDLKWETTTQTNLGFDLYMFNSSLSASFDYFWKKTKDMLTVPPTLSVAGENAGKWMNTGDMKNTGWELTLGYNSPLYGDWSWNGNFNISHYKNEVVKLNDFVNTIGGDVRLMQGQPMGVYYGYVCDGIFQNEEQVANHSAQQGKGVGRLIYRDLDGDNVITDKDQCVIGDPNPDLSLGLNLNVTWKRLTLSTFLTGEFGFDIYNTTKRQLTLMSYGGTSTNRSKDVLNAWSPTNTSASIPALSLDDNNNEARMSTYYVEDGSYLKMKFIKLQYELPSHWLKCIGASALSVYGQMENVFTITDYSGLDPELPMGAYGARLDNGPYPRSRTFTVGVNLQF, from the coding sequence ATGAACAATCTTTCAAGATTACTGATGAGCTCTGCGCTCTGTACTGTTTGCACCGTAGCTAGTGCACAACAGGTAAATGTAAATGGCATCGTAAAGGATGCTACCGGTGAGACAGTCATTGGAGCATCTGTTATGGTGAAAGGCACAAAGACTGGTACTGTTACCGACTTAGATGGTAACTTTCATGTAGAATGTGCTCCTGGTTCCACACTTGTTATATCTTATATTGGATATAAGACGCAAGAAGTAAAGGCTTCAGATAATATGGAGGTAACACTTCAGGAAGATGCCAACGACTTGCAGGAAGTAGTTGTAACAGGTTATACCACTCAGCGAAAGGCCGATTTGACCGGTGCTGTATCCGTTATGAATATGAAGGAACCTGTCAGTGCTTCTGATCCTAACATGCTCAACTCTATGCAGGGTAAGCTTGCTGGTGTACAGATTGTAACTGATGCTGCTCCTGGTGGTGGCGGTTCTTCTATCGTAGTTCGTGGTATGAGTTCTATCAATGGTGGTAGCCCTCTTCTCATTGTTGATGGTATTGCTACATCAGAGAACATGAACTCTATCAACCCTGCCGACATCGAAAGTATCCAGGTTCTGAAGGATGCTTCTTCTGCATCAATCTATGGTTCTCGTGCTGCCAATGGTGTTATCATTATCACTACCAAGCAGGGCAAGGGCGAAAAGCTAACCGTAAATGTTAACTATGCTGCCAGCTTGCAGACAGTGGGAAAGACTTACGATATGCTGAATTCTACAGAATGGGGCCAGGCTTATTGGGCTGCCGCAAAGAATTCAAACATCGCTCCTTCTCATCCTTATTATGGTAGTGGTGATACTCCTCAGCCTATCGCAGGCTTGGCAAATACAGATTGGCAGGATCAGGTGTATCGTTCCGCATGGACTCACAATCTATCTGCCAGTGTATCTAACAGCTCTAAGAAGGGTAGTGTGATGTTCTCTGCCAACTATATTAATCAGAATGGTTTGATTGACTATACTTTCTATCGTCGTTACTCTGCCCGTTTGAACTCTAATTACAATATCTCTGATTATGTAAAGGTAGGTGAGAACCTGATGGTAGCTAAGTTCCAGGATCATGGTGCTTCTACAGGCGATGAGCGTGGTATTCCTTTCTTGGCAATGCGCCAGCACCCAGGACTTACCGTTCGTAATGCCGATGGTAGCTTCACTAACCCTATGACAGAGTTGAAATCTGATTATGCTAACCCTGTTCAGCAGCTTTATAATGGTCGCGATGATTCCAACGACAGCTGGCGTATTTTCGGCAATGCCTATCTGGAGTTGACTCCTATCAAAGGCTTGTCTTTGAAGACCAATGTTGGTATCGATCACTCACAGTATTTCAACAAGGTACTTACCCGCAAGACTCTTGCAGCTGATGTCAATGCCTTGAGCCGTGCTTATGGTCAGGGTGATACTTATACATGGACCAATACTGGTAACTATGTCTTCGATATCTGCAAGGATCACCATTTCAATGTGTTGGTAGGTTCTGAGGCTATCAAATATACCTTCGAGGATATCAGTGCCTGGAGAAATCATTATGCTTTCGAGGATGATGACTATATGCAGATTGGTACGGGTGAAGGCACTCAGACCAATGGTGGTGGCAAGTCACAGTGGGCTTTGTTCTCTTTGTTTGGTAAGTTGGATTACAATTATGCCGACCGTTACCTCTTCTCTGCTACCTTGCGTCGTGATGCTACTTCTCGCTTGTATAACAAGAAGAACTCTGGTGTGTTCCCTGCTTTCTCTGGTGCATGGCGCGTTTCTCAGGAGAAGTTCTATCCAAAGAACAATATCGTTAATGATGCCAAGGTGCGTGTAGCTTGGGGACAGAATGGTAACTCTCAGGTAGTTAGCAATTATGCTGCTTACTCTACTTACATCTTTGATAATGGAAATGGTGCCTATGATTTGGAGGGAACAAACAACAGTTACGTTAGTGGTATCAAGTTGTCGGCAACAGGTAACAAGGATTTGAAGTGGGAGACAACAACCCAGACCAACCTCGGTTTCGACCTCTATATGTTCAATAGCAGCTTGAGTGCATCTTTCGATTACTTCTGGAAGAAGACCAAGGATATGTTGACCGTTCCTCCAACACTTTCTGTAGCTGGTGAGAATGCTGGCAAGTGGATGAACACGGGTGATATGAAGAATACCGGATGGGAGTTGACACTCGGTTATAACAGTCCTCTGTATGGCGACTGGTCTTGGAATGGTAACTTCAATATCTCTCATTATAAGAATGAGGTAGTAAAGCTTAACGATTTTGTGAATACCATCGGTGGTGATGTCCGCTTGATGCAAGGTCAGCCAATGGGTGTTTACTATGGTTATGTTTGCGACGGCATCTTCCAGAACGAGGAGCAGGTGGCTAACCATTCAGCCCAGCAAGGCAAGGGCGTAGGCCGTTTGATCTATCGTGATTTGGATGGCGATAATGTTATCACAGACAAGGACCAGTGCGTAATCGGTGATCCTAATCCAGACCTTAGCTTGGGTCTCAACCTGAACGTAACCTGGAAGCGTCTCACCCTGAGCACCTTCCTTACAGGTGAATTCGGATTTGATATCTATAATACAACCAAGCGTCAGCTTACACTCATGAGTTATGGCGGTACTAGTACAAACCGTAGCAAGGATGTGTTGAACGCATGGTCACCAACCAATACAAGTGCTTCTATCCCAGCCTTGTCACTCGATGACAACAACAATGAGGCTCGCATGTCAACTTATTATGTTGAGGATGGTTCTTACTTGAAGATGAAGTTCATCAAATTGCAGTATGAGTTGCCTAGCCATTGGCTCAAGTGCATCGGTGCTTCTGCTCTCAGTGTGTATGGTCAGATGGAGAATGTATTCACCATTACTGATTATTCAGGTCTCGACCCAGAACTCCCAATGGGCGCTTATGGCGCACGTTTGGATAATGGTCCTTACCCACGCTCTCGTACCTTTACCGTAGGTGTTAATTTGCAATTCTAA
- a CDS encoding RagB/SusD family nutrient uptake outer membrane protein, which yields MKFSVNIKYMAVAAALMGSSITFQSCNDFLDLKPQGAFTEAQLDDSSVEGLMSAAYAGLEAHFFGNNESFAGPITNWVFDVRSDDALKGGGGISMEQNIHQLEISNITSDNATALFKWRNDFYAISRVHKAMNAIDMADNVNNKEALLGELKTLRAYFYFDLMRIFDRIPYFTENEDPNGKRIDEYTRDQIFGFIKQDLESAYNVLPESQSQVGRFNKYVAAAILAKVDAFTGNYAEVEKWSDVVIKSNKYSLYNNYGDMSKIAFNNKNESVMAIQFSTGNNNMHINWSNLLNTTMSEGNLFGNGDDFFLGSQNLVDAFATDENGLPYLDGSEHYVKTSVDGANDYQGNVDPRLDFTVGRLGMPFRGHTYNMNWCRAYEIYGEYSNKKCMIDPSSPDMVQGFPWGASGLNFCLIRYADIVLLKAEALIEQNKDLAEARNLINSVRQKAQRSVDADYSPVDLDPTKANYEVGLYPDDSKWTQDYARKAVRMERRLELALEGNRWFDLVRWGNVVDTVNKYMQSEKRYHSYYEGASISKDEIFLPTPYDEVNNSNGLYK from the coding sequence ATGAAATTCTCAGTTAATATTAAATATATGGCAGTGGCTGCTGCTCTTATGGGGTCTTCTATCACATTCCAGTCTTGTAACGACTTCTTAGACCTCAAGCCACAGGGTGCTTTTACCGAGGCACAGTTGGATGATAGTTCTGTTGAGGGATTGATGTCTGCGGCATACGCAGGCTTGGAGGCTCACTTCTTCGGAAACAACGAGTCTTTCGCCGGTCCTATCACAAACTGGGTGTTTGATGTTCGCTCTGACGATGCACTCAAGGGTGGTGGTGGAATCTCTATGGAGCAGAATATCCACCAGTTGGAGATTTCAAATATCACCAGCGATAATGCCACAGCGCTCTTCAAGTGGAGAAACGATTTCTATGCAATCTCTCGTGTTCACAAGGCGATGAATGCGATTGATATGGCTGATAACGTGAACAACAAGGAGGCTTTGCTTGGCGAGTTGAAGACGCTTCGTGCTTACTTCTACTTCGACCTGATGCGCATCTTCGACCGCATTCCTTACTTCACAGAGAATGAGGATCCTAACGGTAAGCGCATTGATGAATATACTCGTGATCAGATTTTCGGCTTTATCAAGCAGGATCTGGAGTCAGCTTACAACGTGTTGCCTGAGTCTCAGAGCCAGGTAGGTAGATTCAATAAGTATGTTGCTGCCGCTATCCTGGCTAAGGTGGATGCCTTTACAGGCAATTATGCTGAGGTGGAGAAGTGGAGTGATGTTGTTATCAAGAGTAACAAGTATTCGCTCTACAACAATTATGGCGATATGTCTAAGATTGCATTCAACAATAAGAATGAGTCTGTGATGGCTATTCAGTTCTCTACTGGTAACAACAATATGCACATCAACTGGAGCAATCTTCTGAACACTACCATGTCTGAGGGCAATCTCTTTGGTAATGGTGATGATTTCTTCCTCGGCAGCCAAAACTTGGTTGATGCATTCGCTACAGACGAGAATGGTCTTCCTTATCTGGATGGTTCTGAGCATTACGTAAAGACCTCTGTAGATGGTGCTAATGATTATCAGGGCAATGTAGATCCACGTCTCGACTTCACTGTAGGTCGTTTGGGTATGCCTTTCCGTGGTCATACTTACAATATGAACTGGTGCCGTGCTTACGAAATCTATGGTGAGTATTCTAATAAGAAGTGCATGATCGATCCAAGTTCACCTGATATGGTACAGGGATTCCCTTGGGGTGCTTCTGGCTTGAACTTCTGCCTGATTCGTTATGCAGATATCGTTCTCTTGAAGGCTGAGGCTCTCATTGAGCAGAACAAGGATTTGGCTGAGGCTCGCAATCTGATCAACTCTGTTCGCCAGAAGGCACAGCGTAGTGTAGATGCAGACTATAGCCCAGTGGATCTCGACCCAACAAAGGCTAATTACGAGGTAGGACTTTATCCGGATGATAGCAAATGGACTCAGGACTATGCCCGCAAGGCTGTCCGCATGGAACGCCGTTTAGAGCTTGCCCTGGAGGGTAACCGCTGGTTCGACCTTGTAAGATGGGGCAATGTGGTTGATACTGTTAATAAGTACATGCAGTCTGAAAAGAGATATCACTCTTATTACGAGGGTGCATCTATCTCAAAGGATGAAATCTTCTTGCCTACACCTTATGATGAGGTGAACAATTCAAATGGACTTTACAAGTAA
- a CDS encoding DUF4960 domain-containing protein, with protein MKKYIYSFIVACMALFAITSCSDVDIPEGVKAPKAENLTSQVDGRTVTLNWTLPTDENKSGVDIYRNNALLESLGLVNSAVLELQPGKSTLLYTVKMKYDDGRVSDGVSTSVTINAEPSKVAILLPSNDASTLDDDESEALDWFKKTYGDKGAVLTPSDIKAMNKIDRGQYSMIWIQIDRVGLEYGWQKLPAEIVDNDVVAKLKAFAQSGGNLFLTKHATQLSAAIGRVDNSLAPGIFSSGEGGSGTDYWTTNAVIGSNQNPKYDHRSHAAFAGLEVLPANDPVDNYDHESYPLEGPGHREDHNCMWDLNAYDLPSKVPAGKNVVDAFQQLTNSTVLATWGHVTDYCCAGIVEFQPTAEFKGTVLCIGLSSYEFNQEGGNKFQANTELLTKNCIDYLAE; from the coding sequence ATGAAAAAGTATATATATAGTTTCATAGTAGCTTGCATGGCTCTCTTTGCCATTACATCCTGCTCTGATGTAGATATTCCTGAGGGTGTTAAGGCTCCAAAGGCAGAGAATCTGACCTCGCAGGTAGATGGTAGAACCGTGACATTGAACTGGACTTTGCCAACAGACGAAAACAAGTCGGGTGTGGATATTTATCGCAACAATGCTCTCCTGGAGAGTTTGGGATTGGTCAACTCTGCGGTGTTGGAGTTGCAGCCAGGTAAATCTACGCTTCTCTATACAGTGAAGATGAAGTATGACGATGGTCGTGTTTCTGATGGCGTTTCAACAAGTGTTACCATCAATGCCGAGCCTTCTAAGGTTGCCATCCTGCTTCCTTCAAATGATGCTTCTACTCTTGATGATGATGAGAGCGAAGCCTTGGATTGGTTCAAGAAAACCTATGGTGATAAGGGAGCTGTACTCACACCTTCTGATATCAAGGCAATGAATAAAATTGACCGTGGTCAGTATAGCATGATCTGGATTCAGATAGACCGTGTAGGTTTGGAATACGGCTGGCAGAAGTTGCCTGCAGAAATCGTTGATAACGATGTTGTTGCCAAGTTGAAGGCTTTCGCTCAGTCTGGTGGTAACCTGTTCCTCACCAAGCATGCCACTCAGCTTTCTGCTGCCATCGGTCGTGTTGACAACTCGCTGGCTCCTGGCATCTTCAGTTCTGGCGAAGGTGGTTCCGGTACTGATTATTGGACTACCAATGCCGTAATCGGCAGCAATCAGAATCCTAAGTACGATCATCGTTCACATGCAGCATTTGCAGGTTTGGAGGTACTTCCTGCTAATGATCCTGTTGACAATTACGACCATGAGTCTTATCCTCTGGAGGGTCCTGGTCACCGCGAAGATCATAACTGTATGTGGGATCTCAATGCCTACGACTTGCCATCTAAGGTTCCTGCAGGAAAGAATGTAGTAGATGCGTTCCAGCAGTTGACCAACTCTACAGTACTCGCTACCTGGGGTCATGTAACCGATTATTGCTGTGCGGGTATCGTAGAATTCCAGCCTACAGCAGAATTCAAGGGTACAGTTCTCTGTATCGGTTTGAGCTCATACGAGTTCAACCAGGAAGGTGGCAACAAGTTCCAGGCAAACACAGAGCTTTTGACCAAGAACTGCATCGACTATCTTGCAGAATAA